TGATGTGACGTGGCACCCTGCAGGGGACCCAGGATCTGACAAGGAAACCTCTTCCATGATTATTGCTAACACTGCAGTCAACTACTGTGGCCTGGAGACCATCCTGCACATGACATGCTGCCACCAGACCAGGGACGAGATCACAGGGCATCTGCAGAAGGCCAAGCGGCTTGGGTTGAAGAACATCATGGCACTGCGTGGAGGTGAATCCTTGTGTCCTGTGATGAGTAGTGCAGAAGCTGTGTTGCTGTTGTGTTTGATTCCAGAGTAAAACCAGAGAAGATTTAGGGGCTCCTTCTGCAGGAATTAAATGCTGAGACTGTGCTTCACCTGAGCCCTTTGTTAGCAGTCCCTTCAGCTCCAGGGCAGACAAAACCAGTCCATAGGTAAAACTGCAGATTTGGGAGTTCATCTGTCTTCCTTTTGATACCAGGGTTTTACAGAACTAGCAGATCTGAATTCAGCAAACAGTTGGAGAGAGAGATGTGGATTTGTTCTCTTTTCAGATCCTGTTGGTGAGGAATGGGAGGAAGAAGTAGATGGTTTCAACCATGCTGTTGATCTGGTTAAGCATATTCGCAATGAATTTGATGATTACTTCGACATCTGTGTGGCAGGTAAATGCCTTCTATTGCAGGGTGGCTGAGACAGGGAAATCAGCTCAGCAGTCCCTCCCTGGACCTGGGCTGTGACCGTACAATCAGACTGGATACTTCCTCATTTCTGCATGTTGTCCTgacaacatttttcattttttccccccttctccccaaaGGTTACCCCAAGGGTCATCCTGAAGCAGAGAGCTATGAGGCAGACCTGAGGCACCTGAAGGAGAAAGTCTTTGCTGGAGCAGACTTCGTCATTAGCCAGCTTTTCTTCCGATCAGAAACATTTCTCAAGTTCATGAAGGATTGTCAAGCCATTGGCATTGCCTGCCCCATTATTCCTGGCATCTTCCCTATACAGGTGAAATCCAGGAATTTGGATTTAGGGAGGGAATGAGGATCTAGGATGTTAGGTATCTGTGGGTCAGGGCCTGAGAGAGGTCTATAAATATCCTCCACAAAATTTCAGGGAAGAGAGACTGCTGAATGTAATAAGTCTGTTGGTCGTTTGCCAAATTAAGCTTTAGGCAGCTAAGAACAAGCTGAAAAGGTTTCTTGTGCCCATATGGCAAAAAGGGATATAAAGGACAACGACCTGCAAGTCCTGAGATCACTGTCAGTATGCTGTGCTCAGGCAAGGACGTGGGGAGAAATCACATAAAGTGACATGACCTGGACTGTGTTACCATCCTAGAGATGAGGCCTGGGAGTTGATTCCAGGAGCCCCAGTTCTAAATCTCCTGCCACAGAAATCGAGATAAAGTACCCGTGTTAATGGGATGGCAAAAAAGGGTCTTGGAAAAATTGTAATCTGCATCCTCATCCAGGGTTACCACTCCCTGCGCCAGCTGGTGAAGCTCTCTAAGCTGGAAGTGCCTCAGGAAATCAAAGATGTGATTGAACCCATCAAGGACAACGATGCAGCTATCCGGAACTATGGGGTGGAGCTGGCAGTGTCCATGTGCCGGGAGCTTCTGGACAGTGGGATGGTGCACGGGCTCCACTTCTACACCCTCAATCGGGAGGTGGCTACCACCGAAGTCCTGAAGCGCCTGGGCCTATGGAACGAGGACCCAAGGTGAGCAGCATGTGTTTGCTTCTGTTAGTTCCACTtttctgtccatctgtccatccatcccatccACTGGAGGTATAAAATAATGGATGGGTCAATACCTCtactctccttttttcctttttttttttttagattttatcaCCTTTTGCATTTAGTAGTTCACCTTTCCCAGATCTCCAACAAAAGCTGGTTCACAGATCTCCAACAAAAGCTGGGAGGAATAGAGGAGACAGCCAAAGGAGGAATTTGTTTTAGTCAAGTAGTTTTAAAGTAGGCCTTGTGGGACTTTAAAAAACTCGGAGCTTAGAGCTGCCACTTGGAAGAAGCATGTTTTTGATGCTCATCACAACCCCTTACAGGTTAGGGCTATGCTCCCACTGTGGATTTCTAGGGATCTCTGCAGCTGAGAAAGGAAATGTGGATTTCTCTCTGAGTCCACAGGCTTCAACACGGACAGgaagaagcaaaggaaaattgacagctttttttttatttttctgtgaagtAGCTTCCCATAGTGCTTTTCCCTTACCTTTTCCAATTTCAGGTGTCAGTCCCGTACCTAAACATTAAATAGACCCTACTGAGGGTGAGGGAACTGagtaggaaatattttccataaagGAAGAAGAGTTCCCTGTCGTACTTCTTGGCAACCAGAACTCTTCTCAGCCCCGGTTATTTCTCCCCAGGGGCAAATTGCACCATGGGAAAGGCTTCCAGCCTTTAATGGAAAGTCAGGAGAGGAACTGTGTTAACATCTGCTCATCCCCTGCAGGCggcctctgccctgggcagtcaGCGCTCACCCCAAGAGAAGAGTTGAAGATGTCCGGCCAATCTTCTGGGCCTCCAGGCCAAAGAGTTACATCTATCGAACCCAAGAGTGGGATGACTTCCCCAATGGCAGATGGTAAGCTGTCATGTGCAGTAAGGCAGAGCTGTGGTAGGAAAGCCTCATGTCCTGGGCACACTTGAGGTAGCTTTGTAAGAAAGTCCCCTGTTGCTTGGATTTGGGTGAGGTGAATAGCACCAAGATGTTGAAACTTTAAGTGTCGAGGTGGGTTTTGTTGTGTACTTCTCTTGCTGGTTGGCTGTCTTCCTGCATCACCAAATCAGCTCATTTTCCTCAGTGACTTCATGTCTGTGTCTTCTCCCCTTACAGGGGTAATTCCTCCTCTCCAGCTTTTGGGGAACTGAAGGACTATTACCTCTTCTATCTGAAGAGCAAGTCTCCCcgtgaggagctgctgaagatGTGGGGAGAAGAACTGACTGGTGAGGAAAGTGTCTTTGAGGTGTTCACATGTTACATCACTGGAGAACCCAACAAGAATGGGTACAAGGTGAGAGGCCAGGAAAGGATGCTCAGTGTGGCACAAACAATAGTGCATGTTTCCTCTTGTTCCTGGTACCACATTGTTTTTCTGAAGAAGAATTGGCACTTCTCTGTCCAAAAGGATTTCCTGGCACACTGGTTGAAGGAGGTCCAGCAGCCAGAGTTAAGGCTCAGCATAAAAGGAAAGGTACTACAGTATGATAGGACCAGTACTGACTGACTTCAGCAGTCATTCTTACAGCTGAGCATATCCTAACCCCTTGAACCAAACCTGGGAATTCTCTCCTGAAGCAGGTGTGTTTGAGGCTATTAGGGCACTGCTGAGTTGCCTCAACACCCAGATGGTAATCAAAGAGTTGTTCCATCCATTGTGAGCCATCCTCTCTCCTCATGGTAGGTCACATGTATGCCTTGGAATGATGACCCTCTTGCTACTGAAACCAACCTTCTGAAGGACCAACTGGAGAAGGTCAACAGACGAGGAATCCTGACCATCAACTCCCAGCCAAACATCAATGGCAAGCCATCCACAGACCCCATTGTAGGCTGGGGGCCCAGTGGAGGTTATGTTTTCCAAAAGGTACCGTAGTACTCTGGGCTAGGCAGCAAAGAGTTTGACCTAGTTTGGCCTCTCTTAGGCTGGGAGGTTGCAGGCTTACCTCCACATAATCTTCCTGCACACTTGGTGAGATAAGGCAAAGCTCCTTTGGTATCTTAAGAGCCATAATACCACCTCTATGGCTGACTTCACAGCTATTTTCCCCCACCTCAAAATACTTATTGAACATCTGTAGAGTTTCATGGTTTTATTCTGAGCAAGTAATTGTTGGTAATTTATTTCTAGAGCAGGGCTGTGacattttatatatacacatgtgCCTGCCCCCTGCATCTGATTCAGTGATGCACAAAGCACCCAGATTTTTCACaaaattttcacaaaaaaaagagGTAAATTCCCATTTACCTCTATCTGGTGGTTTCTCTACTACCCAGCATCTCATGGTgataaaaagatattttaaaatttcctctGTATGTCAGAGTTCTCCACAGTTGCCCCCAGCCCAtgcactgtgctgtgctgtttAGACAACTGTCACGTTCCTGCCTGGCCTGCAAACAGTCATGCCTGCCATGCCTGTCTCCCCCTGTCAGGCATTTCAGGCCCTAGAGCCTTGTCTAATGGCTGTGATAGGAATATCCCATCAAGGTAAATGCCAGG
This genomic stretch from Taeniopygia guttata chromosome 21, bTaeGut7.mat, whole genome shotgun sequence harbors:
- the MTHFR gene encoding methylenetetrahydrofolate reductase (NADPH) isoform X2 → MGAGGPLFIDVTWHPAGDPGSDKETSSMIIANTAVNYCGLETILHMTCCHQTRDEITGHLQKAKRLGLKNIMALRGDPVGEEWEEEVDGFNHAVDLVKHIRNEFDDYFDICVAGYPKGHPEAESYEADLRHLKEKVFAGADFVISQLFFRSETFLKFMKDCQAIGIACPIIPGIFPIQGYHSLRQLVKLSKLEVPQEIKDVIEPIKDNDAAIRNYGVELAVSMCRELLDSGMVHGLHFYTLNREVATTEVLKRLGLWNEDPRRPLPWAVSAHPKRRVEDVRPIFWASRPKSYIYRTQEWDDFPNGRWGNSSSPAFGELKDYYLFYLKSKSPREELLKMWGEELTGEESVFEVFTCYITGEPNKNGYKVTCMPWNDDPLATETNLLKDQLEKVNRRGILTINSQPNINGKPSTDPIVGWGPSGGYVFQKAYLEFFTSSEIVTALLKVLKKYELRVNYHIVNVQGQNITNAPDLQPNAVTWGIFPGREIIQPTVVDPVSFLSWKDEAFALWIEQWAKLYEEESPSRMIIQYIHDNYYLVNLVDNDFPLENCLWQVVEDTFELLNSPTPQ
- the MTHFR gene encoding methylenetetrahydrofolate reductase (NADPH) isoform X1; its protein translation is MVNETQHTCSASSSSRSDGGSSSGSESSKDNSRCSTPVLDADRHERLREKMRRRQDAGDKWFSLEFFPPRTANAAVNLISRFDRMGAGGPLFIDVTWHPAGDPGSDKETSSMIIANTAVNYCGLETILHMTCCHQTRDEITGHLQKAKRLGLKNIMALRGDPVGEEWEEEVDGFNHAVDLVKHIRNEFDDYFDICVAGYPKGHPEAESYEADLRHLKEKVFAGADFVISQLFFRSETFLKFMKDCQAIGIACPIIPGIFPIQGYHSLRQLVKLSKLEVPQEIKDVIEPIKDNDAAIRNYGVELAVSMCRELLDSGMVHGLHFYTLNREVATTEVLKRLGLWNEDPRRPLPWAVSAHPKRRVEDVRPIFWASRPKSYIYRTQEWDDFPNGRWGNSSSPAFGELKDYYLFYLKSKSPREELLKMWGEELTGEESVFEVFTCYITGEPNKNGYKVTCMPWNDDPLATETNLLKDQLEKVNRRGILTINSQPNINGKPSTDPIVGWGPSGGYVFQKAYLEFFTSSEIVTALLKVLKKYELRVNYHIVNVQGQNITNAPDLQPNAVTWGIFPGREIIQPTVVDPVSFLSWKDEAFALWIEQWAKLYEEESPSRMIIQYIHDNYYLVNLVDNDFPLENCLWQVVEDTFELLNSPTPQ